One window from the genome of Paraneptunicella aestuarii encodes:
- the cas5 gene encoding CRISPR-associated protein Cas5 — MNEQKDYEIAMEIAGPFALWSRPDTGSTPTSYPIPTWSAAKGIFERIAFLNDGRAWINPTKVEICKPSGSPGRDVFYQKYTTNYRGPLKEKGKVNFQYVTLAISQVCYRLYANIENGSGKPMRYGNNPRHHLQAMFQRRLSKGQCHATPCLGISEFTPSYWGPIRDETSESVTKTEVDTSINLNLVSVTKQVFSKAVSGQYQPEFQTGDRAWIKKGSFEYD, encoded by the coding sequence ATGAATGAACAAAAAGATTATGAAATAGCAATGGAAATAGCGGGGCCATTCGCTTTATGGTCTCGTCCTGATACGGGTTCAACGCCCACAAGTTACCCCATTCCAACCTGGTCGGCGGCAAAAGGTATTTTTGAACGTATAGCTTTTCTTAATGACGGGCGAGCCTGGATTAACCCTACTAAGGTTGAGATCTGTAAGCCTTCTGGTTCTCCTGGTCGGGATGTGTTTTACCAGAAGTACACCACGAATTACCGTGGCCCTCTTAAAGAAAAGGGTAAGGTTAATTTTCAATATGTAACGTTAGCAATAAGCCAGGTGTGTTACAGGTTATATGCCAATATAGAAAATGGCAGTGGGAAGCCCATGCGCTATGGCAATAATCCTCGCCATCATCTTCAAGCTATGTTTCAGCGCCGTCTCAGTAAAGGCCAATGCCATGCTACGCCCTGTTTAGGTATTAGTGAATTTACGCCAAGTTATTGGGGGCCAATTCGGGATGAAACGTCAGAATCGGTTACCAAAACCGAGGTCGACACCAGTATTAATCTGAATTTGGTGAGTGTGACTAAGCAGGTTTTTAGTAAAGCTGTTTCAGGACAATACCAGCCGGAATTTCAAACTGGGGACAGAGCTTGGATTAAGAAAGGGAGCTTTGAATATGATTAA
- a CDS encoding type I CRISPR-associated protein Cas7: MNAPFNRQVGLIVLDVTMSNPNGDPDMDSEPRTRDLDQRGMISPVSFKRKFRDLVAEDSPVFEEALSHLKLGKSGNEFGILEQRGRDRDAIKKLDRDAFVKSYWDARLFGNTFLESMKDSDAKDRNVDHFISTGALQIGVGLSVAPVDVVRMTTTNKSGVQEGKDRGMAPLGFKVVQHGVYCIPIYVNPSVAKKTGATQEDLDLFKFMLPYVYQHTTSAIRPQISVLHAWFAEHKNVLGSCPEHLLIDALTPKLKEGVETPVSLSDYHVPTLADVDPAIIERFAKVEDLNNNI, encoded by the coding sequence ATGAATGCACCTTTTAACCGCCAAGTTGGATTGATTGTGTTGGACGTCACTATGTCGAACCCTAATGGTGATCCGGATATGGATTCTGAACCAAGAACTCGAGATTTGGATCAACGAGGCATGATTTCTCCGGTTTCTTTTAAACGCAAATTTCGTGATCTGGTTGCTGAGGATTCTCCTGTTTTTGAAGAAGCGTTGAGCCATTTGAAATTGGGTAAGAGCGGTAACGAATTTGGTATTTTGGAGCAACGAGGCAGAGATCGCGACGCTATTAAAAAATTGGATAGAGACGCGTTTGTAAAGTCTTATTGGGATGCTCGTTTGTTTGGTAATACCTTTCTTGAGTCCATGAAAGACAGTGATGCCAAAGACAGAAATGTTGACCACTTTATTAGCACTGGTGCATTGCAGATTGGCGTGGGGTTGTCGGTTGCGCCTGTTGATGTTGTTAGAATGACAACCACCAACAAATCAGGTGTTCAAGAAGGCAAAGACCGAGGTATGGCACCTCTAGGGTTTAAAGTGGTGCAACATGGTGTTTATTGCATTCCTATTTATGTGAACCCGAGCGTGGCAAAGAAAACAGGTGCTACTCAGGAAGATTTGGATTTATTCAAGTTTATGTTGCCGTATGTTTATCAGCACACTACGTCGGCAATTCGCCCTCAAATATCTGTACTTCATGCCTGGTTTGCAGAGCATAAAAATGTATTAGGTTCATGCCCTGAACATTTGTTGATTGATGCGCTGACACCGAAATTAAAAGAAGGTGTTGAAACCCCGGTAAGTCTGAGTGATTACCATGTGCCAACATTGGCAGATGTGGATCCTGCAATTATT